The Candidatus Abyssobacteria bacterium SURF_5 nucleotide sequence AAGGCGCGTCTCGACTGAAGGACGGTCTGCGATTTTTCCTTCAATTTGGGATGTCTGATCCAGCAGGTCCGAGCGCTTCTTCAGTTCATCGCGTATCGCCGTTATGGCCTCAATATTGCCGACCGCGCGGTAACTCGCCAACTTGCTCTCGAATTGTGCGTTCTCAGCCTGTGTCGCGGCAAGTTGTTCCGCCGGAGTCGGTCCCTTTGACAGCATTTTCTGAGCTACTTGACCGACCGGCCGAACACCAAAGAAACCCGCAAGCAAACAGACAACGACTATCGCAGCCATTACCAGGAGGCTCTTGATCCCGCCTTTCTTGCTGGAAGGAACATATTCCTCGACATCGGGTGGCGGAGAAAGCGGTCCTTCAGGTTCAAAAGTCCCTTCCTCACCGCCGGCAGTGTCCCCAAGATCCAGCCCCATGCCCTGATCTTCATCAAGTCCGGCTCCGGCAGCCTCGATCCCGACATCTGTTCCGGCTGCCCCTCCTGAATCGGAGAAACCGCTGTCGCCGGATGCACCGGTTTCGAGGCTAATCGTATCGGCGTCAAAATCCTCCTCAAATCCGGTGTCAGCTCCGAAACTATCCTCTCCTAAATCTCCGGGAATTTCCTGCGAGACATCCGTCTGCTTCCGTTTTCTGAAAACGCCGAAGATCTTCTCGAACATAATTCCTCCAACTGGAATCAGCTTCCTAAGATGTTTGAATCAGATGCCACTGCGCCGGCTGATGGAGCGGGGGCCGTCTGGTCCGGATTCAAATGGGACAGATAGTCCTCGAGGTTTCGAAGTTCCTCCTGGAACTTTCGATGGTCTTCACCCTCCAGCTCAATGAGGAGGCGCTGAGCTATTTCCGCACGCCCCATTTCGTTTCGGAAACGGGCATATTCCTGTTCGGTTTGCTGTCGTAATGCTATGACTCGCAGCCTGGCATCTTCTATTCTGGATCTTACGCGGCTGATTTCGCCCCGCGTATCCCCCATTTCCGCCTCCAAATCGCTGATCTGTTTCAACAGCTCATCATAAGCGGCTTCTCGTTCTCTTGCTTCATTGTAACTCTGCTCCAATTCCTCCACCGGGCCCTGCGAATCTCTCGCCTGCGCGATCTGCTGCTGCAAATTCTTCACTTCGGCCGGACTCCCCATTTTCGTAAACTCATCGACTTCGGCTTTCAACTTTACATTTTTTCGCCTCTCATCAGCCAACTGAGTTTCGACATCAACCGTCGGCTGCTCCGCGCTGGAAAGACCAACCAGTTTCCCCACGTAAGGCCAACCAAAGAACTGGAAGACTCCTCCCACAATAAGCGCGATAATGCCGGCGGCAATGGTAATTATAAACCTCCGCTTCGGTGAGGCGGGCTTGGCCCCGGCGGCAAATTCTTCTAACGGGACCCCTTCTCCTTCCTCGCCGAATGTCGGCTGTTCGGGTTCTTGCGGCAGGCCTTCTTCATATCCTGTCGAGATTCTATCTCCTGAAACCTCATCGCTCAGCGTCCCTTCGTCGAAGTCGCTTGCGCCTGTGGAAAAATCCATTTCAGCCGAATCCAAGCCGGCGTCGGCGAAAGAGGCGTCCCTCTTTACTGAAACTTCGGAATCGACAGGCGCCGTACCAATCTTATCTATTGATTGTTCTAAATCGCTCAGGTCTCCAAAGCTGTCGCCGAGCCCGATGTCCTCGTCAAATCCCTTGGCGTCCATGATAGTTGTTTCGCCGCTCTGTTTTTTCTGACGCCTGGTGAATCGTTTAAAGAAGCCGGAAAATTTCTCGAACATGCTCCGTCCCCTTTTCAAAAATCACTGTATAGTTGGTCGATGCCTGCCTTTAGGGGGGATTATACAGCAAAAAGGATTGCTTGTCAAAAGGTTGCCGCCTCCCTGTTCCCGACGAAGGCCCTAACTCCGAGGTAAATCCTCGGCAAAACCTGACTCCGCTCCCTATTGGTTCTTTCACAATTCGACATGAGCACTATGAGCAAGCATTATGCCAACCAGAGCAAAGAAAAACAAAAACAACCTTGAGGGGAGAAAAAGACGGGCTAACACCCACCGGGGGAAAAAGTTATGTCGGCTTCGCAAGCGTCGGCTCGAAAGCCCCTGCATTAATGCAGAAGGAAGGCGCCTATTATTTTGCCTCCATATCCTATGAAATAAATCCCGAAAAGGAGCAAAAAGACTCCGCAAACCTGAATTGCCAGCTTATAGCCTCGTCCCGTCAGAAAGCGCCGGCCGGAACCGATTGCAAATCCGACGGATCCAAACCACAAGAAATCGGACAGAATGTGGCCGATGTAGAATGTGATGATTCCCGCGATTCCGGCCTCCCCGGCAGCCCATATCAAAAGCGCCGGGGCTACCAGGAACCACCATATGGACCAGTAGGGGTTGCTGATCGTAACAGCCGAACCGTTCAGGATAAGATTGTGGGGGGGCCGGGGGTTGTTTGAGGAAATCGCGCCTTCATCATAAGAAGGACTTCTGAGCGCGCCGACGCCCATCCAGATAAGGATTACGCCGCCAACAAGTCCGATAAAGCCGGACACGCTGCTATTGAAGACAAATCGATTAAGACCTGCGGCAAGTACGATAACGAGTGCAAGCTCGCAAAGCGCATGACCGGTTGAGAGCCATAAGGCCGACCACTTGCTGCGGCTGATCGATTCCTTCACTGTGACAGCAAGCAAAGGCCCCGGCATTACGGCCCCGGTGAACCCGATGCCGAGTGAGGTCAGGAAAATTATGAGGAGTTGATGAGCCATCCTCGATGACGAATAGGGCGGGAAGCTTCGAGCTTCCCGCTGGTTTTTCTCGAAGCCGATCAGCTTCTATTTTTCGGCTTCTTCCTTTTCCTTTTTCGCCTGATCAATAATACGTTGCGTTATATGGGCAGGCACTTCTTCATAGTGAGAGAACTTCATCGTATACGAGCCCCGCCCGCCGGTGATCGACCGAAGCTCGGTGGAAAAATTCAGGATTTCGGCCTCGGGAACTGTTACCCGGATGATCTGTCCGTGTGGAGTGGCTTCCATGCCGAGAACCCGGCCGCGCTTCGAGTTGAAAATGCCCGTGATGTCGCCCATGAACTCCTCGGGCACGAGCACTTCCACTTCCATGAGCGGCTCGAGCAACGCCATTTGCGTTTGTGAAGCCGCCTTTTGAACCGCCTGAGAACCCGCGATCTTAAAGGCCAATTCAGACGAATCAACCGAATGCATCATGCCGTCATATAGCCGCACCTTGACGTCTACAACCGGAAATCCGGCCATTATGCCCCGTTCCAGCGCCTCAACCACTCCCTTTTCAACGGCGGGCACGTAGTTCTTTGAGATTGATCCTCCAAAAATATCGTCCTCAAATTCAAAGCCTTCTCCGCGTTGCTTCGGAGTGAGTTCCAACTCGACTTCACCGAATTGACCGCGCCCCCCAGACTGCTTCTTGTGGCGATACCGTGCGGATGCCTTCCCTTTGATCGTTTCCTTGTAAGGAACACGAGGAAGCGAAGTTTCGGCCGAAACATTAAACTTGCTTTTCAGCCGGTCCATGATGACGTTCAAATGAAGGTCTCCCATACCCGCGATGATTTCTTCCTTGGTCTCCTGATTTCGATACACTTTGAAAGTCGGATCCTCATTGGCAATCCGGTTGAGAGCCTGCATGATCCTGTCTTCATCGGCACGGGACTGCGGCTTTACCGACAGGCGCACCATCGGTTCCGGGAAATCGATCGGATCGAAGAGAAGGAAGCGGTTGCTGTCGCACATGGTATCGCCCGCTTCCGTAACTTTCAATTTGGGAATGGCGGCGATTTCACCCGGGCCGACTGAATCAACGGATGTCTGTTCTTTTCCTTGCATGACGAACATGTTTCCGATGCGCTCCTGCACCTGCTTGTTCGCGTTATAAAAGCCGGTTTCGACGCGAACGGTGCCGGAGAACACCCGGAAGTAAGTCAATTGACCGATATACGGGTCGGTCATGGTCTTAAACACGCGAGCGGCCAACGGTGCGGACGGGTCCGGCTGAATCTCCTCGTACTCTTGTTTCTTGTTCTTCGCTTTCCTTCGAGGAACGTCAAGCGGCGAGGGGAGGCAATCCATCGCAAAATCAAGCAATTCCTTTACCCCGATACCCTTCTCGCCGGCTCCGCAGAGAACGGGAACAATAGCGCCCGAAGCGATGCCTTTTTTCAAGCCTGCTGCGGTCTCTTCCTCGGAGAGAGCGCCTTCCTCAAGATATTTTTCGGTAAGCGCGTCGTCCGTCTCGGCGGCGGCTTCAAGCAGTTTTTCCCGATATTCCGAAAATTTTCCCCGGATATCATCCGGCACCTGCGACTCATCCGCCGTCTTCCAGAGACTCACCACTGCCTTCAAGCCCGCCTCCTTGCCGATCGGTATCGTAAACGGAATACAGGCATCCCCCAAGCTCTCCCGAAGGGAAGCAAGAATCCTGTAGAAGTCGCTGTGCTCCTTGTCGAGCTTGTTCACGAAGATGGCGCGAGAGAGATGGTATTTATCGCAGTACCGCCAACTGGTGATCGTGCCCACTTCGATTCCTGCCGTCCCATCCACGAGCATGAGTGCGCTATCGAGTGCTGCCAGAGAGGCGGCCATTTCACCGACAAAATCCGCGTAACCCGGATTGTCGATGATGTAGATCCGGCCTTTTTGCCAGTCGGTATGCGTCAACTTCAAGGCAATGGTAAATTTCCTCGTCACTTCCTCATCGAGATAATCTCCAACCGTATTTCCGACATCAACGGACCCCATGCGGCTGGTTTTGCCTGTTTCATTCAGAATGCGCTCCACGAGGGAAGTCTTGCCTGTTCCCCCGTGGCCGACTAGGCCCACATTGCGGATATCCTTTACATCAAACTTAGCCATTTTCTCCTCCCTGTGTTGGCTTATGTAGTTTCTTGCAGTCTCTGTCGTATCTTCAAGAGGCCGATGATCGTCTTCGCGTCGACGATCTCGCCTGCGTCTATTTTCCGAAACGCCTCGGATAAAGCTACAGGATGCGCCTCGATTTGCTCGTCTTTATCAAGTTCCGCCTTCGCGGGCTCCAGGTTACGGGCCGCAAAGACATGAAGAAATTCGTTGCAGAAGCCGGGCGACGTATAAAAGGCGCACAAGCGCTCCATCTCGCGTGCGCGATAGCCCACTTCCTCGATGAGTTCTCTGTGGGCGCATTCTGTGGGATCTTCCCCCCGCTCCAGCGTGCCGGCCGGGATCTCCCAGAGAACTGCTCCCGCACAATAGCGAAATTGCCGGATCAGGATGACTTCGTGCGGCGAGAGCAATGGCACAACGGCTACTGCCCCCGGATGCCGAACAACCTCACGTTTCGCTCCGCTACCATCCGGATATTGTATGGTTTCGACTGAAAGATCGACCACCCTGCCGCAATATATTTTTTCCACATTTGTTATGACAAAATCTTTCACGAGCACTCTCTCGTAGCAACAAATCCCGCTTTTCTCGGAGCTGCCGGGAAATTCCGCATATTATAACATAGTGGGGGCTGCGATGACGGCAACGCCGGCGGAGAGGCTGAAGACAAGCGCGCGGTCAGACAATTTCAGTTCCGTATGTCTTCTCCATGCGCGTGAGGGCAAACCTGTGCATTTGCTGATCGAAGTCAGCGACTCCCTTCTTGGGGACCGTGACTGAATAACCCCTGTCCCGGAGACCACCGACCGTGTCCATCACGCAAATCGAGGTGCAAACGCCGGTGACGGTAACGTGTTTTACCTTATTTTCTTTAAGAACTCGTTCAAGCCTGGTGCCGTACAAACCGGAGAACCTCCGTTTCGGGACGACCTTGTCGCCGCGCTCTGGCTTCAATTCCGAAATAATCTGTGCGCCCGCAGAACCTTTTACCGCATGCTTCGGGAACAATTGGAATTCTTTATCATTCGGCGTGTGGTCATCAGTGAGATAGATAACCAGGTCGCCACGTCCCCTGGCTTCCCGTATTTTATCCCGAACGAAGGGCACAATCCGGTCGACTGTCGGCCCAACATATAACGCCCCTCTCTTATCAACAAAATCTTTCAACATATCGATGACTATCAATGCTCTTTTCGGCATCTTTTCCTACTCCCTAAGATATCCAAGGGGCGGCGGCCCAGGATCAACATTTTGCAGCTAATTATCATCGAGCCGCCGAAGAAAGTCATCAACGTCGAAGGGCGGAAATTCGTTTTCGCCGGCAGCTCTTTCGGGAGCCCCGAGTGGGCTCCGCAGAAACTTCTGCTGACAGGAGCGGCAGAGATCAAATGTAAAGTGTTTAAATACATCCTCTTCCAGCTCCTTCGGGTTCATCGCTTCCATCTTCTCGACCAGCCTTTGAATCTCCTCTTCATAATCTCGTTCGAGATCGGACGGCTCTATCTTCATTGTATCATACGCTGCAAAGATATTCATTTTGAGCACGTACCGCAGCTCGGTCAGTTCGATCCTGACGCCGCACATGTCACACACGTAATACTTCATGTGGACCTCTTTACTTGCACAAGATGAACCCAATCATTTAAATTTACCACAAAATTCAGGCTTTTTCAAAGTTTGGCCGCTTCCCGCTCTGAACTTTCCACCGTTAATCGCCCTTCTCCGTCTCTGCAACATCCGAGACGATTTGCTCTCGCCGCAACATGGTGAAGAGGGTTTGAAACTCCTCAAATACCTCATCGCAGGTTCCGCGCACCACGCGGCAAGGCGGAAGTGAATTCAAGAAAATTCGCCCGTAATATTTTGCGGCTACTCGCTTATCGAGAATGAGGACGGCGCCGTGGTCGGTGCGATTGCGGATCAGCCGGCCGAATCCCTGTTTGAATTTGATGACTGCCAGGGGGACTGAAAACTCGATGAACGGATTGCCTCCGCGCCGCTCGATATCTTCGGCGCGCGCCTGCACGATGGGGTCGTCGGGCACTCTGAATGGCAGCTTGGCAAGGACCACGCACTCAAGGGATTCGCCCTCCACGTCGACACCCTCCCAAAAGCTGAGCGTGGCGAAAAGAACCGATGTCGTGTCGCGCCGGAACCGCTCGAGCAATGCTGTCCGGTTATCGTCCCCCTGCCGGAGCGCATTGACGCCGAGTTCCTGCTCGAGCCTGGGCGCAAGCTCGCGGTAGGCCCATCCCAGCATCGAAAAAGAGGTGAATAGTAAAAAAGCGCGGCCCTGCGTGATGCTGAGGCAGCGAAAGATCGTTGACACCAGGACATCGCGAAATCCTGAATCGCCGGGATTGGGTACATCGGTGGGAATGCCCAGCACAGCCTGTTCGGCAAAATTGAAAGGCGAAGGCAGGCTAAGGAACCGAATCCTTTCTTCGTCAATCTTATCCAACCCGATGCGTGAAAAAAGAAAATCGAATCGACCCTCGACCGTCAATGTCGCCGACGTGAGCACAACCGTTGGAAAACATACATACACCTGCTCCGCGAGGGCGGGCCCCACGTCCAGCGGGACAGAATAAAGCCGGACGGCCGGATTTTTGGCGCGTACTTGGGCTTCAATCCATCGGACATGGTCGATACCCTCACCAAAGATGACATCCTCTACGGTGGAGGCGGCGGAGTCGATGCGGTTCGCGATCGCATTTATTTCGATCCGGTCATCCGAGAAATCGGTGTCGGAGCCTTTTTCCCGTTCGATTTCCTCGAGCTTTTTGAGCACCAGCGCCAGCCGCGATACGAATACGCGGAGCTCGCTCAGGAGCTTCTCGACCGCCGGCAGGCAGTCGTGTGACCAGCGCTCATTATCCCGGAGCGACGTCCCGATTCGCATCTTCAGCTCGCCGTCCGCCCGCTGAGTCAAGTTGTAATTATGAAGGAATTCGAGAAGAGTATCGAACGCGCCATTAATGTAATGCTCAAGATCGTTTTTCCGGGGAATGATTTCTTCCTGAATGTTGAGGATCAGATCCTCGACGCGCTCCTTTCCGGCTGGCGCACGCATCAGCTTTGCTCTGAGAGCGGAAATCAATCCGCCTTCCTGCCTGCGCGACTGCGCATGATGGATGCGCCCGAGCAGGCGGAGAAGGCCGAGGCGTGTTATGTGGGAGCCGAAGTATGAGGTCGCCGAATCCTCGATGTTGTGCGCCTCATCGAGAATCACGCGGCGGTATCCCGGCAGAATAGCCATATCCGAATAACTTTGGGTGGCATTGCGGACGGAAAGATCGGCAAACAGCAGATGATGATTGACCACCAGAAGGTCGGCACAAGCCGCTTCGCGGCGGGCGCGATTAACAAAGCAGTCGGCGAAATGGGCACAGTTGACCCGGGCGCACGAATCGCTCTCGGAATTCACCTTATCCCAGAGATCGGCCTTCGGGACAAAGTTGAGGTCCGACCGGCTGCCGTCGCGCGTCTGTTTCGACCATGCCAGAATATGCTGGAGCGTCTCGCGCTCATCCGCCGCCGCCAGCAGATCGAACTCGCGTTCGAGCATCGCCGCCTTGCGCAGACAGATGTAGTTACCCCGGCCCTTCACCAGAGCCGCCTTGCACTCGATATTGAGCGCCGACAAAAGCGCCGGGATGTCTTTCCTCATCAACTGCTCCTGCAAGTTGATCGTGTTGGTGGAAAGAACGACGCGTTCCTTGTTCCGAACAGCCCAACAGATTGCCGGAATAAGATACGCGAACGTTTTTCCCGTGCCCGTTCCCGCCTCGATCGCGGCGATCCCGTTCCGGTTGAATGCATCCGCGACCGCGCGCATCATCTCGATCTGCTGCTGCCGGTGCTCATAATTTTTCAGTTTGCGCGCGATCGGACCGCCCGGCCGGAGCATGTCGGCAAGAGAATCCTCTTGCAGTAACTCCAGCTTCTCGCGCGCAAACGCGGCGACTACTTCATATACCTTGGTAGCGGAATTATTGATGATATAAAAGCCGACACCGGCCTGGCCGAGATTGCTTGCAATCGAGATGTCGGCGGACGATGGCGTCAGCCCCCCGCCGGGATGGTTGTGAATAACCACGTCGCCAGGACGCGCATGCTGAGTGATTGCAGGAACCGCATCCTGATTCCCATGCGCAAGCGGAATGACTTTCACCACCATTCGCTTCTCATTGGTGGCGCCGATAAAGAACACTTCATTCCCGCCGGCGGATTCGATCTCGGTCCGGAGAGCTGTAATCGCGTTTTGCGCTATGAGCCTTTTAGCTGACAACATTTATCCATTTCTCCAAACTTTATTATACGCGCATACTCACAAGGGAGACAACAACGGCAGGACCGAAAGAAGAGAAGAGAAACCCTGGACCCGTCACGCTTGATCTTTATTTATTATCTGCATATAATTTTGAATCTGACCTTTCAAAGGAGTCATTCTCACGGGAGTAAAAAGACGAAGACAGCTCTCTTGTTGATCCAGTCGCTGTCGTCCAGGAGAGAATAATGAAAGCCTTAATGTTGAAGGGGCCGCGTGATGTGTCATTGGAAGAGGTCCCGATTGCTCCGGCAGGGTCCTCCGGCGTGAAGATACGGGTAAAAAGAGGACTTATCTGTGGGACCGACCACTCGATGTTCACCGGTTCGTTTCCGGTGCCGGGCGATTATCCGTTTTTCATTGGGCATGAATTGGCGGGAGTCGTCGAGGAAGTCGGCCCGAACGTGCGTGATATTGCCCCGGGACAAATCGCCGTGACGAATCCAGTGCTCTTCTGTGGTGAATGCTACCGCTGCCGCAATGGGCAGCAGCATTACTGCGAGCGGCTTACTGAATTGTGGAAACCGAACGGCGGGTTTTCAGAGTATATCGTGGTCGACGCGCAACAAACCTTCACGGTGCCCGAAGGCATCAGCCTGGATCAGGCCGCTTTTGCCGAGCCCGTGTCCGTGTGCGTCCATTGCATCGATATGGCGGATATCAAACCGGGCATGAGCGTAGCGATAACGGGGGCCGGTCCGATAGGGCTGATCCTTCTGCAGTTGGCGATCCGATCGGGAGCGGCTTTCACATTCGTGTCGGAACCGGTGGCCTCGAAGCGAGAGATGGCGCGAAGACTTGGAGCCGATGCAGTTGTAGATCCCTCGGTTGAAGATGTTCAGGAGAAGGCTTTCGCGGCAACCGGCAACAAGGGGTTCGACGTTGTCATAGAAGCATCGGGCAACGCGCAGGCCGTTCAGGACGCCTACAATATCACGGGCAGCAAAGCATCGCTCTTTTACTTCGCCGTTTACCCGATGGACCTGACCTTGTCGCTGAGCCTGTTCATGCTCTACTTCAAAGAGCTGACGATTAAAGGCGTCTTTTTTTCTCCCTATACATTCCCGCGCGCGATCAACATATTGCCAAAACTGCAGCTTTCAGACCTGATCACTCACCGGCTTCCGCTGGAGA carries:
- a CDS encoding cysteine hydrolase, with product MPKRALIVIDMLKDFVDKRGALYVGPTVDRIVPFVRDKIREARGRGDLVIYLTDDHTPNDKEFQLFPKHAVKGSAGAQIISELKPERGDKVVPKRRFSGLYGTRLERVLKENKVKHVTVTGVCTSICVMDTVGGLRDRGYSVTVPKKGVADFDQQMHRFALTRMEKTYGTEIV
- a CDS encoding lysine transporter LysE, with amino-acid sequence MAHQLLIIFLTSLGIGFTGAVMPGPLLAVTVKESISRSKWSALWLSTGHALCELALVIVLAAGLNRFVFNSSVSGFIGLVGGVILIWMGVGALRSPSYDEGAISSNNPRPPHNLILNGSAVTISNPYWSIWWFLVAPALLIWAAGEAGIAGIITFYIGHILSDFLWFGSVGFAIGSGRRFLTGRGYKLAIQVCGVFLLLFGIYFIGYGGKIIGAFLLH
- the fusA gene encoding elongation factor G encodes the protein MAKFDVKDIRNVGLVGHGGTGKTSLVERILNETGKTSRMGSVDVGNTVGDYLDEEVTRKFTIALKLTHTDWQKGRIYIIDNPGYADFVGEMAASLAALDSALMLVDGTAGIEVGTITSWRYCDKYHLSRAIFVNKLDKEHSDFYRILASLRESLGDACIPFTIPIGKEAGLKAVVSLWKTADESQVPDDIRGKFSEYREKLLEAAAETDDALTEKYLEEGALSEEETAAGLKKGIASGAIVPVLCGAGEKGIGVKELLDFAMDCLPSPLDVPRRKAKNKKQEYEEIQPDPSAPLAARVFKTMTDPYIGQLTYFRVFSGTVRVETGFYNANKQVQERIGNMFVMQGKEQTSVDSVGPGEIAAIPKLKVTEAGDTMCDSNRFLLFDPIDFPEPMVRLSVKPQSRADEDRIMQALNRIANEDPTFKVYRNQETKEEIIAGMGDLHLNVIMDRLKSKFNVSAETSLPRVPYKETIKGKASARYRHKKQSGGRGQFGEVELELTPKQRGEGFEFEDDIFGGSISKNYVPAVEKGVVEALERGIMAGFPVVDVKVRLYDGMMHSVDSSELAFKIAGSQAVQKAASQTQMALLEPLMEVEVLVPEEFMGDITGIFNSKRGRVLGMEATPHGQIIRVTVPEAEILNFSTELRSITGGRGSYTMKFSHYEEVPAHITQRIIDQAKKEKEEAEK
- a CDS encoding alcohol dehydrogenase — translated: MKALMLKGPRDVSLEEVPIAPAGSSGVKIRVKRGLICGTDHSMFTGSFPVPGDYPFFIGHELAGVVEEVGPNVRDIAPGQIAVTNPVLFCGECYRCRNGQQHYCERLTELWKPNGGFSEYIVVDAQQTFTVPEGISLDQAAFAEPVSVCVHCIDMADIKPGMSVAITGAGPIGLILLQLAIRSGAAFTFVSEPVASKREMARRLGADAVVDPSVEDVQEKAFAATGNKGFDVVIEASGNAQAVQDAYNITGSKASLFYFAVYPMDLTLSLSLFMLYFKELTIKGVFFSPYTFPRAINILPKLQLSDLITHRLPLERAAEAFALYETGQPIKIAIEC
- a CDS encoding helicase, producing the protein MLSAKRLIAQNAITALRTEIESAGGNEVFFIGATNEKRMVVKVIPLAHGNQDAVPAITQHARPGDVVIHNHPGGGLTPSSADISIASNLGQAGVGFYIINNSATKVYEVVAAFAREKLELLQEDSLADMLRPGGPIARKLKNYEHRQQQIEMMRAVADAFNRNGIAAIEAGTGTGKTFAYLIPAICWAVRNKERVVLSTNTINLQEQLMRKDIPALLSALNIECKAALVKGRGNYICLRKAAMLEREFDLLAAADERETLQHILAWSKQTRDGSRSDLNFVPKADLWDKVNSESDSCARVNCAHFADCFVNRARREAACADLLVVNHHLLFADLSVRNATQSYSDMAILPGYRRVILDEAHNIEDSATSYFGSHITRLGLLRLLGRIHHAQSRRQEGGLISALRAKLMRAPAGKERVEDLILNIQEEIIPRKNDLEHYINGAFDTLLEFLHNYNLTQRADGELKMRIGTSLRDNERWSHDCLPAVEKLLSELRVFVSRLALVLKKLEEIEREKGSDTDFSDDRIEINAIANRIDSAASTVEDVIFGEGIDHVRWIEAQVRAKNPAVRLYSVPLDVGPALAEQVYVCFPTVVLTSATLTVEGRFDFLFSRIGLDKIDEERIRFLSLPSPFNFAEQAVLGIPTDVPNPGDSGFRDVLVSTIFRCLSITQGRAFLLFTSFSMLGWAYRELAPRLEQELGVNALRQGDDNRTALLERFRRDTTSVLFATLSFWEGVDVEGESLECVVLAKLPFRVPDDPIVQARAEDIERRGGNPFIEFSVPLAVIKFKQGFGRLIRNRTDHGAVLILDKRVAAKYYGRIFLNSLPPCRVVRGTCDEVFEEFQTLFTMLRREQIVSDVAETEKGD
- a CDS encoding NUDIX hydrolase, with product MKDFVITNVEKIYCGRVVDLSVETIQYPDGSGAKREVVRHPGAVAVVPLLSPHEVILIRQFRYCAGAVLWEIPAGTLERGEDPTECAHRELIEEVGYRAREMERLCAFYTSPGFCNEFLHVFAARNLEPAKAELDKDEQIEAHPVALSEAFRKIDAGEIVDAKTIIGLLKIRQRLQETT